One Pirellulales bacterium DNA segment encodes these proteins:
- the rplC gene encoding 50S ribosomal protein L3 encodes MALGLLGRKVGMTQVFNEAGEAIPVTVIQAGPCHVLQLRTRDRDGYEAVQVGYLDKPRRLASRAQRGQVAPLESKRSKLRAQAGVEPAVKANCEPQRYVREFRVPAGDLAVGQQLRVDLFNEVKAVDVTANTKGRGYTGAMRRWGFKGNRATHGVKKYHRGIGGTSGNTHPARTFKNKKMAGHYGNERVTTKNIQLVRVDLENNLLLIRGSVPGPAGALVSIRPTNIKR; translated from the coding sequence ATGGCACTGGGATTACTCGGCCGCAAGGTCGGGATGACGCAAGTATTTAATGAAGCGGGGGAGGCTATCCCCGTTACGGTGATCCAGGCGGGTCCTTGTCACGTGCTGCAATTGCGCACGCGGGACCGTGATGGATACGAGGCGGTGCAAGTTGGCTATCTTGATAAACCACGTCGTCTGGCTTCTCGTGCACAGCGCGGCCAGGTTGCTCCCCTGGAAAGCAAGCGTTCTAAGCTGCGTGCCCAGGCTGGTGTTGAGCCAGCCGTAAAAGCCAATTGCGAACCCCAGCGTTATGTGCGGGAGTTTCGTGTACCCGCTGGCGACTTGGCCGTGGGCCAGCAGTTGCGGGTGGATCTCTTTAACGAAGTCAAAGCGGTCGATGTCACGGCCAATACCAAGGGGCGTGGTTATACCGGTGCCATGCGGCGTTGGGGCTTTAAGGGGAATCGCGCCACCCACGGTGTCAAGAAGTATCATCGCGGTATCGGCGGTACGAGCGGTAACACTCACCCCGCTCGTACGTTTAAGAACAAAAAGATGGCCGGTCATTATGGTAATGAACGGGTCACGACCAAGAATATCCAATTGGTGCGGGTGGATTTGGAAAATAACTTGTTGTTGATTCGCGGATCTGTTCCTGGTCCAGCGGGTGCTTTGGTGAGTATTCGTCCGACTAATATTAAGCGTTAG
- the rplD gene encoding 50S ribosomal protein L4 yields the protein MVSLVVYDRAGKEVGTMDVDPAVFAPTINRQLLHDVVVMYQANQRQGTFRTKSRGMVAGTGKKMYRQKGTGNARAGSKQSGVRRGGGHIFRKDPRDFSYRLPRKAVQLATRMAIAAKLQSNQVTVVEDLHFDKPRTREMAAILRAVHCADQSLLVGLAQHDENVYLSTRNIDKVEITPVRDLNAWSILRPARLLLTKSALEQLTQQAAATPKSRSQMAAAAG from the coding sequence ATGGTCAGTTTGGTTGTCTATGATCGGGCGGGAAAAGAAGTCGGCACGATGGATGTCGATCCGGCGGTCTTTGCGCCCACGATCAATCGGCAGTTGTTGCATGATGTGGTGGTGATGTACCAGGCCAATCAGCGGCAGGGGACGTTTCGGACCAAGTCGCGCGGCATGGTGGCTGGGACCGGCAAAAAGATGTACCGTCAAAAAGGGACAGGCAACGCCCGTGCTGGTTCCAAGCAAAGCGGTGTGCGTCGTGGCGGGGGGCACATTTTTCGCAAGGATCCCCGCGATTTTAGCTATCGCTTGCCGCGCAAGGCGGTCCAGCTGGCCACCCGGATGGCGATTGCGGCCAAACTGCAAAGCAACCAGGTAACTGTGGTGGAGGACTTACACTTTGATAAACCGCGGACCCGCGAAATGGCGGCTATTTTGCGGGCGGTGCATTGCGCCGATCAGTCGCTCTTGGTGGGTTTGGCCCAGCATGACGAAAACGTGTATTTGTCCACGCGCAATATCGACAAGGTGGAAATCACCCCGGTGCGGGATTTGAACGCCTGGTCGATTTTGCGTCCCGCGCGGTTGCTATTAACCAAAAGCGCGCTTGAGCAGTTGACGCAGCAAGCGGCCGCCACGCCCAAGTCGCGCAGCCAGATGGCGGCTGCCGCCGGTTAG
- the rplW gene encoding 50S ribosomal protein L23 encodes MSTENDNLSQPDLLPPHQVLIRPLITEKGTELSESDNVYAFQVNKAATKYDVRRAVEEMFHVKVLRVAIQNRKGKPRRTRARMSQTADWKKAVVKLSDEHRIDFF; translated from the coding sequence ATGTCGACTGAAAATGACAACCTGTCGCAGCCGGACCTGTTGCCCCCGCATCAGGTATTGATCCGCCCCTTAATTACCGAAAAGGGGACGGAGTTATCGGAATCCGATAACGTGTATGCTTTTCAGGTGAACAAAGCGGCGACCAAATATGATGTGCGCCGCGCGGTCGAGGAAATGTTTCATGTCAAGGTGCTGCGGGTGGCTATTCAAAACCGCAAGGGAAAACCCCGCCGCACGCGAGCGCGGATGAGCCAAACAGCGGATTGGAAGAAAGCGGTGGTCAAGCTGAGCGACGAGCACCGGATCGACTTTTTTTAA
- the rplB gene encoding 50S ribosomal protein L2 gives MGIRRYKPTSPGRRGATVSDFAELTKGYTVEKTLTHRKKKHGGRNNQGVITARHRGGGSVRQYRLIDFRRDKDGIPAKVDSVQYDPNRSARIALLIYADGEKRYVLAPEGLTAGMTVQSGPTAPPTVGNAMPLRNIPTGMPIHNIEMQPGRGGRICRSAGSSATLMAREADWAQITMPSGEIRRIPSACRATIGTMGNSDHMNVVIGKAGRNRWKGIRPYVRGTAMNPTDHPHGGGEGRTKGGRHPVSPTGKSAKGGGTRKRRKPSNSAIVRRRRSRRYGQIKIPQ, from the coding sequence ATGGGAATTCGACGATACAAACCGACTTCGCCGGGCCGCCGCGGCGCCACGGTCAGCGACTTTGCCGAGCTGACCAAAGGCTACACCGTGGAAAAGACCCTGACCCATCGCAAGAAAAAGCATGGCGGGCGGAACAATCAGGGGGTCATTACCGCGCGCCATCGTGGCGGGGGAAGCGTCCGCCAATATCGCTTGATCGATTTTCGTCGCGATAAGGACGGGATCCCGGCCAAGGTCGACTCGGTGCAGTATGATCCCAATCGCAGCGCTCGGATCGCCTTGTTGATTTATGCCGATGGAGAAAAGCGTTACGTTTTGGCTCCCGAGGGACTCACCGCCGGCATGACCGTGCAAAGCGGCCCCACGGCTCCGCCGACCGTGGGCAATGCGATGCCCCTGCGAAATATCCCCACCGGCATGCCGATTCATAATATTGAAATGCAGCCGGGTCGGGGCGGACGAATTTGTCGTTCGGCGGGGTCCAGCGCGACGTTAATGGCGCGCGAGGCGGATTGGGCCCAGATCACCATGCCCAGCGGTGAAATTCGCCGTATTCCTTCGGCCTGTCGGGCGACGATTGGCACGATGGGTAATTCCGATCACATGAATGTTGTGATTGGCAAGGCGGGGCGCAATCGCTGGAAAGGGATTCGTCCTTATGTCCGCGGCACGGCCATGAATCCGACCGACCATCCGCACGGTGGTGGTGAAGGTCGGACCAAGGGGGGGCGTCATCCGGTCAGTCCCACGGGCAAGAGCGCCAAAGGGGGCGGAACGCGCAAGCGCCGCAAACCCAGCAATTCCGCCATTGTGCGCCGCCGTCGGTCGCGGCGGTACGGTCAGATCAAGATCCCGCAGTAA